In Asanoa sp. WMMD1127, one genomic interval encodes:
- a CDS encoding class I SAM-dependent methyltransferase, translating to MAGHRNLPTFFMGHPSRFYDFMARRVFRRMYRRIAADVDATAPRGARVLDVGTGPGILLLELARLRPDLDLTGIDLSPDMVATAGRHLAPFGDRARVRTADVTDLPFPDGSFDLIVSSLSLHHWDHPEAAAPELTRTLRPGGRIQIYDMPFAPFSALDRAGAAQRDRFRTGIPILRGFTRFVVQAPGSRSASTRRA from the coding sequence ATGGCCGGTCACCGCAACCTGCCCACGTTCTTCATGGGCCATCCCAGCCGGTTCTACGACTTCATGGCCCGCCGGGTGTTCCGGCGCATGTACCGGCGGATCGCGGCCGACGTCGACGCCACGGCACCCCGTGGCGCCCGCGTGCTGGACGTCGGCACCGGGCCCGGGATCCTGCTGCTCGAGCTCGCCCGGCTGCGGCCGGACCTCGACCTGACCGGCATCGACCTGTCGCCCGACATGGTCGCCACGGCCGGCCGTCACCTGGCGCCGTTCGGCGACCGGGCGCGGGTCCGCACCGCCGACGTCACCGACCTGCCGTTCCCTGACGGGTCGTTCGACCTGATCGTGTCGTCGCTGAGCCTGCACCACTGGGACCACCCCGAGGCCGCGGCGCCCGAACTGACGCGGACGCTGCGGCCCGGTGGCCGGATCCAGATCTACGACATGCCGTTCGCGCCGTTCTCCGCCCTTGACCGGGCCGGTGCGGCGCAGCGGGACCGCTTCCGCACCGGCATCCCGATCCTCCGCGGGTTCACCCGGTTCGTCGTTCAGGCGCCCGGCTCGCGCAGCGCCTCCACCAGGCGGGCGTAG
- a CDS encoding MarR family transcriptional regulator, producing the protein MRNSESDARRLHELIMEFMRVGGALQPDYPIAGFQVSMTQAFAVHVLDTDPPLSQRDLVDLLGLEKSTVSRMAAELERKGLLVRERDARNRNFYVLRLTDEGRRLHAAMAEGFHQQYERWVAAMTTAEVDAALVGLSALVRVMTGERSP; encoded by the coding sequence ATGCGCAACTCTGAGTCCGACGCCCGCCGCCTGCATGAACTGATCATGGAGTTCATGCGGGTCGGTGGCGCGCTCCAGCCCGACTACCCGATCGCCGGATTCCAGGTCTCGATGACCCAGGCGTTCGCGGTGCACGTGCTCGACACCGACCCGCCGCTGTCGCAGCGTGACCTCGTCGACCTGCTCGGCCTGGAGAAGAGCACGGTGAGCCGGATGGCCGCCGAGCTCGAACGCAAGGGCCTGCTCGTCCGTGAACGCGACGCCCGCAACCGCAACTTCTACGTGCTGCGCCTGACCGACGAGGGCCGCCGCCTGCACGCCGCGATGGCGGAGGGCTTCCACCAGCAGTACGAGCGGTGGGTCGCCGCGATGACCACAGCGGAGGTCGACGCGGCCCTGGTCGGCCTGTCCGCCCTGGTCCGGGTGATGACCGGCGAGCGGTCGCCCTGA